A stretch of the Clostridium botulinum genome encodes the following:
- the ybeY gene encoding rRNA maturation RNase YbeY: MIYIDNRQDKINIDEKILETIKEIITYTLKEEEVKVNTEVSVIFIDNSTIKEINKETRDIDQVTDVLSFPMLDYPEGKIYIETYKDYEFDASYLDEGELVLGDIVLSLERAEEQSKDFGHSFLREVCYLTVHSVLHLLGYDHMEEEDKVRMRKREEEILEKFSITR; the protein is encoded by the coding sequence ATGATATATATTGATAATAGACAAGATAAAATTAATATTGATGAGAAAATTTTAGAAACTATAAAAGAAATTATTACTTATACCTTAAAGGAAGAAGAGGTAAAGGTAAATACGGAAGTAAGTGTTATATTTATTGATAATAGTACTATAAAAGAGATTAATAAAGAAACTAGAGATATTGATCAAGTTACTGATGTATTATCTTTTCCAATGTTAGATTATCCAGAAGGTAAAATATATATAGAGACTTATAAAGATTATGAGTTCGATGCTTCATATTTAGATGAAGGAGAGCTTGTTTTAGGTGATATAGTATTATCATTGGAAAGAGCAGAAGAGCAAAGTAAGGACTTTGGACATTCATTTTTAAGAGAGGTTTGTTATCTTACAGTTCACTCTGTACTTCATCTTCTAGGATATGATCATATGGAAGAGGAAGATAAGGTTAGAATGAGAAAAAGAGAAGAAGAAATATTAGAAAAGTTTAGCATTACAAGATAA
- the rpsU gene encoding 30S ribosomal protein S21: MSEVKVRDNESLESALKRFKRSCAKAGVLSEVRKREHYEKPSVKRKKKSEAARRRKSKVR, encoded by the coding sequence ATGTCAGAAGTTAAAGTTAGAGATAATGAATCATTAGAAAGCGCATTAAAAAGATTTAAAAGATCTTGTGCTAAAGCAGGTGTTCTATCTGAGGTAAGAAAAAGAGAACACTATGAAAAACCAAGCGTAAAAAGAAAGAAAAAATCAGAAGCTGCAAGAAGAAGAAAGTCAAAAGTTAGATAA
- a CDS encoding histidine triad nucleotide-binding protein: MGECIFCKIVKGEIPCKKVYEDDQVLGFEDINPAAPVHVLVIPKKHIKSLNEVSMENANIMAHALSVIKDIAKKMNIYDSGYRVVMNCGKDGGQEVPHIHFHILGGKTLAWPPG; encoded by the coding sequence ATGGGAGAGTGCATATTCTGCAAAATAGTAAAAGGTGAAATACCTTGCAAAAAAGTATATGAAGATGATCAAGTGTTAGGATTTGAAGACATTAATCCAGCAGCACCGGTACATGTTCTCGTAATACCTAAGAAGCATATAAAAAGTTTAAATGAAGTATCTATGGAAAATGCAAATATAATGGCGCATGCATTAAGCGTTATTAAAGATATTGCTAAAAAAATGAATATCTATGATAGTGGATATAGAGTAGTTATGAATTGTGGTAAAGATGGAGGACAAGAAGTTCCACATATTCATTTTCATATACTAGGAGGAAAAACCCTAGCTTGGCCTCCAGGCTGA
- a CDS encoding GatB/YqeY domain-containing protein codes for MSLKEKLQQDWKVAMKNRDKFRSSTLSMAKAAILQVEKTDNRVLDDEEIIGILSKEVKSRRDALVDFENGNRQDLVDEAKSEIEILLEYLPKQLTEDEIAEIVRQIICETGASSAKDMGKVMSAAMVKLKGRADGKLVSSIVKQNLN; via the coding sequence ATGTCTCTTAAAGAAAAATTACAACAAGACTGGAAAGTCGCTATGAAAAATAGGGATAAGTTTAGATCCAGTACTTTAAGTATGGCAAAAGCCGCTATTTTGCAAGTAGAAAAAACTGATAACAGAGTTTTAGATGATGAAGAAATCATTGGAATTTTATCTAAGGAAGTGAAAAGCAGAAGAGATGCTCTTGTCGATTTTGAAAATGGAAATAGACAGGATTTAGTTGATGAGGCTAAATCTGAGATAGAGATTTTATTAGAGTACCTTCCTAAGCAGTTGACCGAAGATGAAATTGCTGAGATAGTTCGTCAAATTATTTGTGAGACAGGGGCAAGTAGTGCTAAGGACATGGGAAAAGTTATGTCAGCTGCTATGGTTAAATTAAAAGGACGTGCAGATGGTAAACTTGTAAGCTCAATTGTAAAACAAAACTTAAATTAA
- the yqfC gene encoding sporulation protein YqfC, with product MKESINNAKENVAQKIGLPMDAVLDIPQIVITGDSEIAIENHKGIIVFQEDEIKINSNVGVISVKGSHLEILFIGGSTVILGGKFKGISYEGKVL from the coding sequence TTGAAAGAAAGTATAAATAATGCTAAGGAAAATGTTGCACAAAAAATTGGTTTACCTATGGATGCGGTTTTAGATATACCTCAAATAGTAATAACTGGGGATAGTGAAATTGCAATAGAAAATCACAAAGGTATAATAGTGTTTCAAGAAGATGAGATAAAAATAAATTCTAATGTAGGAGTTATATCTGTTAAAGGAAGTCATCTTGAAATATTATTTATAGGGGGAAGTACTGTAATATTAGGAGGTAAATTTAAAGGTATAAGTTATGAGGGGAAGGTGCTATGA
- the yqfD gene encoding sporulation protein YqfD produces the protein MSKFNFQNYKRGIITLEIQTFHPEKFINLLWKNGVSVKNIKKKSITTISFEVSLKDYGVIRDIAKRTGTKIKILGRKGLSFLIIKTQNRKTLVIGVAIFVGIIYYLSGFVWNVNVTTENNVTPYEIRNQLKHNGINIGMRKDKINVYNIEERIVQDNPSIMWARVRVEGVKLNVSVAERQEPPSLAKEDIPCNIVASKDGEIRRIYSAAGTAIVKEGDIVKKGDILVKGEQGKEDSTYLVHAAADVIARTFYEAKNKVPIKTITKKKTGNEDKDVYLELFGKKLYIKKAKNNFKTYDKIYKGGSILKQNIYSEVITEEEKKDSKEVVDKTANELFSNIIVKLDKSVKIVDKIVNSDIKGDNYEVRVVLVVEENIAEDQSIEGNIGDTPSKEDDNKEKEKTEQ, from the coding sequence ATGAGTAAATTTAATTTTCAAAATTACAAAAGAGGTATAATAACTCTTGAGATTCAAACTTTTCATCCAGAAAAGTTTATAAATTTACTATGGAAGAATGGAGTCAGTGTAAAAAACATAAAGAAAAAAAGTATAACTACAATATCGTTTGAGGTAAGTCTAAAAGACTATGGAGTTATACGAGATATAGCAAAAAGAACAGGCACAAAGATAAAGATATTAGGTAGAAAAGGACTCTCTTTTTTGATAATCAAAACCCAAAATAGAAAAACACTAGTAATTGGAGTTGCTATTTTTGTAGGTATAATATATTATCTATCAGGATTTGTATGGAATGTAAATGTTACTACTGAAAACAATGTAACTCCATATGAAATAAGAAATCAGTTAAAGCATAATGGAATTAACATTGGAATGAGAAAAGATAAAATTAATGTTTATAACATTGAAGAAAGAATAGTACAAGATAATCCTTCTATAATGTGGGCTAGAGTAAGAGTGGAAGGTGTTAAATTAAATGTAAGTGTAGCAGAAAGGCAAGAGCCACCATCACTTGCAAAAGAAGATATACCATGTAATATAGTAGCTAGTAAGGATGGGGAAATTAGAAGGATATATAGTGCGGCAGGTACGGCGATTGTAAAAGAAGGAGATATAGTTAAAAAAGGAGACATACTTGTAAAAGGAGAGCAAGGTAAAGAAGATAGTACTTATTTAGTTCATGCAGCTGCGGATGTTATAGCTAGAACCTTTTATGAAGCTAAGAACAAGGTTCCTATAAAGACTATAACAAAAAAGAAAACGGGAAATGAGGATAAAGATGTTTACTTAGAGCTTTTTGGGAAAAAATTATATATAAAGAAAGCTAAGAATAATTTTAAAACATATGATAAAATATATAAAGGTGGTTCTATATTAAAACAAAACATATACTCTGAAGTCATTACAGAAGAAGAGAAGAAAGATAGTAAGGAAGTTGTGGATAAAACTGCTAATGAACTTTTCTCAAATATAATTGTAAAATTAGATAAATCTGTTAAAATAGTAGATAAGATAGTGAACTCAGATATAAAGGGAGATAATTATGAGGTTAGGGTTGTCTTGGTTGTAGAAGAAAATATTGCTGAAGATCAAAGCATAGAAGGCAATATAGGGGATACTCCATCTAAAGAAGATGATAATAAAGAAAAAGAGAAAACAGAACAATAA
- a CDS encoding HD family phosphohydrolase: MIINMKSNKSKKILTFILTIIFISILLITSLVTQKYDLKEGDIARADIKAPKEVTDTLKTKEKQVQQEEAVPLQYNKNVEIKKETLQEIDTLFFQINKYLDAGNDDSKKIEQLKVDTKINLSEEELKALIKLDKSQLKVLQDNLIRIMNKVLDLDIREENEEDIKKAQDAVAVKFNSSKLSRNLRDLGIRIGTIMIKPNFFYDDSKTNELKAEARKSVQPIVIKKGQTIVKEGEPVTERDIIILKDLGLLDNDNNINIYITIVALVVFIIFLQWFYIYRYYKKIFNDYKKLILLSMLTCISVLLARTLAIISPFLIPLACVPMLFTLLINYKVSMTYNVFNCILISAAVQFNIEITLLAILNGILGAMALKKLQQRNDILYVSIFIGAMSVVLTLTVGFLLSNNVLEVLKKSGFSFIGSVTSAILTVGFLPFFESTFDIVTTIKLLEISNPNHPVQKRLLLEAPGTYHHSVLVANLAEVAAEQVGGNPVLARVSAYYHDIGKIKRPMFFKENQLGSENPHDKINPNLSTLIITSHVKDGVEIAKEYKLPQVIKDAIEQHHGTSLVKYFYITAKNNSEKPEEVKEEDFRYQGPIPESKEVAILMLADSVEAAVRSISEPTKGKIEEMVNNIIKARLNEGQLDNCDLTLKDLEKIRKSFLKTLSGIYHQRIEYPTEK; the protein is encoded by the coding sequence ATGATTATCAACATGAAAAGTAACAAATCTAAAAAAATATTGACTTTTATCTTGACGATAATTTTTATCTCCATACTTTTGATTACTTCGCTAGTTACTCAAAAGTATGATCTAAAAGAGGGAGATATAGCAAGAGCTGATATAAAAGCTCCTAAAGAAGTTACTGATACACTTAAAACCAAGGAGAAACAAGTTCAACAAGAAGAGGCTGTTCCACTCCAGTATAATAAAAATGTGGAAATAAAGAAAGAAACGTTACAAGAAATAGATACTTTATTTTTTCAAATAAATAAGTATTTAGATGCTGGAAATGATGATTCTAAGAAGATAGAACAGTTAAAAGTAGATACAAAAATAAATTTATCAGAAGAAGAACTAAAAGCATTAATTAAATTAGATAAATCACAATTAAAGGTGTTACAAGATAATTTAATACGTATAATGAATAAAGTTTTAGATTTAGATATAAGAGAAGAAAATGAAGAAGATATTAAAAAGGCGCAAGATGCTGTAGCCGTAAAATTTAATAGTTCTAAACTATCCAGAAATTTAAGGGATTTAGGAATTAGAATTGGTACTATTATGATAAAACCAAATTTCTTTTATGATGATTCTAAAACAAATGAACTAAAAGCAGAAGCTAGAAAATCGGTTCAACCTATTGTAATAAAAAAAGGTCAAACTATAGTTAAAGAGGGGGAGCCTGTAACAGAACGAGATATTATAATACTTAAGGACTTAGGATTATTAGACAATGATAATAACATAAATATATATATAACTATAGTTGCATTAGTAGTTTTCATTATATTTTTGCAGTGGTTTTATATATATAGGTATTATAAAAAGATTTTTAATGATTATAAAAAACTAATTCTGTTAAGTATGTTAACATGTATATCGGTACTTTTAGCTAGAACGCTTGCTATAATTTCACCATTTTTAATACCGTTAGCATGTGTTCCGATGCTATTTACACTTTTGATTAATTACAAAGTTTCAATGACATATAACGTATTTAATTGCATTTTAATAAGTGCGGCAGTTCAATTTAATATAGAAATTACACTACTTGCTATTTTAAATGGTATTTTAGGAGCAATGGCTCTCAAAAAATTACAACAAAGAAATGATATATTGTATGTATCTATATTTATTGGTGCAATGAGTGTTGTATTAACTTTAACTGTGGGATTTTTATTAAGTAATAATGTATTAGAAGTATTAAAAAAGTCAGGATTTTCTTTCATAGGAAGTGTAACATCGGCTATACTTACCGTTGGATTTTTGCCGTTTTTTGAAAGTACCTTTGATATAGTTACAACCATTAAACTGTTAGAAATATCAAATCCTAATCATCCTGTTCAAAAGAGATTGCTTTTAGAAGCACCAGGTACATATCATCACAGTGTGCTTGTAGCTAATTTAGCTGAAGTTGCTGCAGAACAAGTAGGTGGAAATCCAGTGCTTGCTAGAGTTTCTGCATATTATCATGATATTGGTAAAATAAAAAGACCAATGTTTTTTAAGGAAAATCAATTAGGGTCGGAAAATCCTCATGATAAAATAAATCCTAATTTAAGTACGCTTATAATAACATCTCATGTAAAGGATGGAGTAGAAATTGCAAAAGAATATAAATTGCCACAGGTTATAAAAGATGCTATAGAACAACATCATGGTACATCTCTTGTAAAATACTTTTATATAACTGCCAAAAATAATAGTGAAAAACCAGAGGAAGTAAAAGAAGAAGATTTTAGATACCAAGGACCTATACCTGAAAGTAAAGAGGTAGCAATTTTGATGTTAGCGGACAGTGTAGAGGCAGCAGTTAGATCTATAAGTGAACCAACAAAAGGAAAAATTGAAGAGATGGTAAATAATATTATAAAGGCAAGACTTAATGAAGGACAATTAGACAATTGTGATTTAACATTAAAAGATTTAGAAAAAATAAGAAAATCTTTCTTGAAAACTTTATCTGGAATTTATCATCAAAGAATTGAATATCCTACAGAAAAATAG